A window of the Streptomyces albireticuli genome harbors these coding sequences:
- a CDS encoding carbonic anhydrase, giving the protein MQSLIDHARAFPTRARQSTTGELSGLASGQSPEALFITCSDSRVVPTLITNTRPGDLFELRTAGNIVPEYSTDHPAGEMATIEYAVTVLGVQDIIVCGHSHCGAVGALVRDEDLTQVPAVRGWLERGASPALRDGEGDTPDVAIPVQRHALAQLDRLRAYPCVAERIDDGRLGLHAWYYEVHTGLVLAHQTVGDDALFLPL; this is encoded by the coding sequence ATGCAGTCCCTCATCGACCACGCCCGCGCCTTCCCGACCCGCGCGCGACAGTCCACCACCGGGGAGCTCAGCGGCCTCGCATCAGGCCAGTCCCCCGAAGCACTCTTCATCACCTGCTCCGACTCCCGCGTCGTACCGACGCTGATCACCAACACCCGCCCGGGTGACCTCTTCGAGCTGCGCACGGCGGGCAACATCGTCCCCGAGTACAGCACCGACCACCCGGCCGGCGAGATGGCCACCATCGAGTACGCCGTCACGGTCCTCGGGGTGCAGGACATCATCGTCTGCGGCCACTCGCACTGCGGTGCCGTGGGCGCGCTCGTCCGCGACGAGGACCTCACCCAGGTGCCCGCCGTCCGCGGCTGGCTGGAACGCGGAGCCTCACCCGCCCTCCGCGACGGCGAGGGGGACACCCCCGACGTCGCCATCCCGGTGCAGCGCCACGCGCTCGCACAGCTCGACCGGCTGCGCGCCTACCCGTGCGTCGCCGAGCGGATCGACGACGGCCGCCTCGGCCTGCACGCCTGGTACTACGAGGTGCACACCGGCCTCGTGCTGGCGCACCAGACCGTCGGAGACGACGCGCTGTTCCTCCCGTTGTGA
- a CDS encoding SulP family inorganic anion transporter has translation MLTNPGSAVLRRDFTASLVVFLVALPLCVGVAVASGAPAELGLITGIVGGLVVGALPGSSLQVSGPAAGLTVLVYEAVQTHGLGTLGAIVLASGAIQLVLGFLGFGRWFRAISVAVVQGMLAGIGLVLILGQSYAMGDLKAPSSGLDKIAGLPGLVSDLASDSQALKAFALGAGTVAVLILWKKLPARVSGLVPAPLAAVALATGATAAFSLPVAKVEVKGLFESIQPPGLSDFGGLVDGTLIGTVLAFALIASAESLFSAAAVDRLHDGPRTDYNKELMAQGAGNAVCGLLGALPMTAVIVRSAANVQAGARTKASRWMHGLWLLLFAALFPAALGVIPVAALAGVLVHAGGKLVPVRDLGPLWREHRGEAIVLGVTAVAIVATNMFEGVVAGLLLAVAKTAWETSRVQLDVKDEGEGPIHVRLTGSATFLRLPHILDTLEALPKDRPIELHLSGLRHLDHACRTALTNWADRHNEEGTEPVQVRGEVVAVAG, from the coding sequence ATGCTCACCAATCCCGGTTCCGCCGTGCTGCGGCGGGACTTCACCGCATCGCTCGTCGTCTTCCTGGTCGCCCTCCCGCTCTGCGTCGGGGTCGCCGTCGCCTCCGGCGCGCCCGCCGAACTCGGCCTGATCACCGGCATCGTCGGCGGACTCGTCGTCGGGGCGCTGCCCGGCAGCTCCCTCCAGGTCAGCGGCCCGGCCGCGGGCCTGACCGTGCTCGTCTACGAGGCCGTGCAGACCCATGGCCTCGGCACCCTCGGGGCGATCGTCCTGGCCTCCGGAGCGATCCAACTCGTCCTGGGATTCCTCGGCTTCGGGCGCTGGTTCCGCGCCATCTCGGTCGCCGTGGTCCAGGGCATGCTGGCCGGCATCGGCCTGGTGCTGATCCTCGGCCAGTCCTACGCGATGGGCGACCTCAAGGCGCCCAGCAGCGGGCTCGACAAGATCGCCGGACTGCCCGGCCTCGTCTCCGACCTCGCCTCGGACAGCCAGGCGCTCAAGGCGTTCGCCCTGGGCGCCGGCACCGTCGCCGTGCTGATCCTGTGGAAGAAGCTGCCCGCCCGCGTCTCGGGCCTGGTGCCCGCGCCGCTGGCGGCCGTGGCCCTCGCCACCGGTGCGACGGCGGCGTTCTCGCTGCCCGTCGCCAAGGTCGAGGTCAAGGGCCTGTTCGAATCCATCCAGCCGCCCGGGCTCAGTGACTTCGGCGGTCTGGTCGACGGCACCCTGATCGGCACCGTCCTCGCGTTCGCGCTCATCGCCTCCGCCGAGAGCCTCTTCAGCGCGGCGGCGGTGGACCGGCTGCACGACGGACCGCGCACCGACTACAACAAGGAGCTGATGGCCCAGGGCGCGGGCAACGCCGTGTGCGGCCTGCTCGGCGCCCTGCCCATGACCGCCGTCATCGTGCGCAGCGCCGCCAACGTCCAGGCCGGCGCCCGCACCAAGGCCTCGCGATGGATGCACGGCCTGTGGCTGCTGCTCTTCGCGGCGCTGTTCCCGGCCGCGCTCGGGGTGATCCCGGTCGCCGCGCTCGCGGGCGTCCTGGTCCACGCGGGCGGCAAGCTCGTGCCCGTGCGCGATCTGGGTCCGCTGTGGCGGGAGCACCGCGGCGAGGCGATCGTGCTCGGCGTCACCGCCGTGGCCATCGTGGCCACCAATATGTTCGAGGGCGTCGTGGCCGGTCTGCTGCTGGCCGTGGCCAAGACCGCGTGGGAGACCTCGCGCGTCCAGCTCGACGTCAAGGACGAGGGCGAGGGTCCCATCCACGTCCGGCTGACCGGCAGCGCCACGTTCCTGCGGCTGCCGCACATCCTCGACACCCTGGAGGCGCTGCCCAAGGACCGGCCGATCGAGCTGCACCTGTCCGGGCTGCGCCACCTGGACCACGCCTGCCGGACGGCCCTGACGAACTGGGCGGACCGGCACAACGAGGAGGGCACGGAGCCCGTGCAGGTGCGGGGCGAGGTGGTCGCCGTGGCAGGCTGA
- a CDS encoding Maf family protein translates to MNDSPARRRLVLASQSPARLGLLRAAGLAPEVIVSGVDEDAITAPNPSELARVLAEAKAEAVSVRAEAAGALVVGCDSVLELDGLALGKPADAEDATARWKSMRGRSGILRTGHCVIDTATGRRVSATASTTVRFGEPTDAEIAAYVASGEPLHVAGAFTLDGRSAPFLDGIDGDHGNVIGLSLPLLRTLLGELGTSITDLWV, encoded by the coding sequence ATGAACGACAGCCCCGCGCGCCGCCGCCTGGTCCTCGCCTCCCAGTCCCCCGCCCGCCTCGGACTGCTCCGCGCCGCGGGGCTCGCCCCCGAGGTGATCGTCAGCGGCGTGGACGAGGACGCGATCACCGCCCCGAACCCCTCCGAGCTCGCCCGGGTCCTCGCCGAGGCCAAGGCCGAGGCCGTCTCCGTACGGGCGGAGGCCGCCGGGGCGCTGGTCGTCGGCTGCGACTCGGTGCTGGAGCTGGACGGCCTGGCACTGGGCAAGCCGGCGGACGCGGAGGACGCCACGGCCCGCTGGAAGTCGATGCGCGGCCGGTCCGGAATCCTCCGGACCGGTCACTGCGTGATCGACACCGCCACCGGGCGGCGGGTGTCCGCGACCGCCTCGACCACCGTCCGTTTCGGCGAGCCGACCGATGCCGAGATCGCGGCCTACGTCGCCTCCGGCGAACCGCTCCACGTGGCGGGCGCCTTCACCCTCGACGGCCGCTCCGCCCCGTTCCTGGACGGCATCGACGGTGACCACGGCAACGTCATCGGCCTGTCGCTGCCCCTGCTCCGCACGCTCCTCGGCGAGCTCGGGACCTCGATCACCGACCTGTGGGTGTGA
- a CDS encoding DJ-1/PfpI family protein, whose protein sequence is MPKILITTGDAAEDLEVMYPYQRLLEEGYEVDIAAPTVKQLQFVVHDFVSTFDTYTEKPGHCWPADVALADVNPADYAAVLIPGGRAPEFLRLDPHFQRIVKHFFAENKPVAHICHAVVALAPLGVLKGRRTAAWPACAPDVRLAGGTFVDAEAVVDGNLVSARAWNDHPAWMRAFVDLLREQAPVKR, encoded by the coding sequence ATGCCGAAGATCCTCATCACGACCGGCGACGCCGCGGAGGACCTGGAGGTCATGTACCCCTACCAGCGGCTGCTGGAGGAGGGTTACGAGGTCGACATAGCCGCGCCGACCGTCAAGCAGCTCCAGTTCGTCGTCCACGACTTCGTGTCGACCTTCGACACGTACACCGAGAAGCCCGGCCACTGCTGGCCCGCGGACGTCGCGCTCGCCGACGTGAACCCGGCCGACTACGCCGCCGTCCTGATCCCCGGCGGGCGGGCCCCCGAGTTCCTCCGGCTGGATCCGCACTTCCAGCGGATCGTCAAACACTTCTTCGCCGAGAACAAGCCCGTCGCCCACATCTGCCACGCCGTCGTGGCCCTCGCGCCGCTCGGCGTGCTCAAGGGCCGGCGCACGGCCGCCTGGCCCGCGTGCGCCCCCGACGTACGGCTCGCGGGCGGCACCTTCGTGGACGCGGAGGCGGTGGTGGACGGCAATCTGGTCTCCGCGCGCGCGTGGAACGACCACCCGGCGTGGATGCGGGCCTTCGTCGACCTTCTGCGCGAGCAGGCCCCGGTCAAGCGCTGA
- a CDS encoding IclR family transcriptional regulator has product MPQSVDRALDVLDAVAASDGPVSAKALARRTGCALSTVYELLGALTARGHLVRTAAGWTLGYRVPSLHRAFQRQMRLDEEVHGLLLKARRTVGADTYFSAYRDGEIAVLAGASDSAAPTGGFSVGRDADGHATAHGKVLLSALPRAARLRYLSGTGMRAITPRTITSPDRLDAELRRVRRQGVAVEVEECAPGVACVAVPVPAADGARTAVSVALPLADFERRGDRVTEFLRHVAAEAGRLAAARPAGTTGG; this is encoded by the coding sequence ATGCCGCAGTCCGTCGACCGCGCCCTCGACGTCCTCGACGCCGTCGCCGCCTCCGACGGCCCCGTGAGCGCCAAGGCGCTCGCCCGGCGCACCGGCTGCGCGCTCTCCACCGTCTACGAACTGCTGGGCGCCCTCACCGCGCGCGGGCACCTCGTGCGCACCGCCGCCGGCTGGACCCTCGGCTACCGCGTCCCCTCCCTGCACCGCGCCTTCCAGCGCCAGATGCGGCTGGACGAGGAGGTGCACGGGCTGCTGCTGAAGGCCCGGCGCACGGTGGGCGCGGACACCTACTTCAGCGCCTATCGCGACGGGGAGATAGCGGTGCTCGCCGGAGCGTCCGACTCCGCCGCGCCGACCGGCGGTTTCTCCGTCGGCCGGGACGCCGACGGACACGCCACGGCGCACGGCAAGGTGCTGCTCTCCGCCCTCCCCCGCGCGGCCCGGCTGCGCTATCTCTCCGGGACCGGGATGCGCGCGATCACGCCGCGCACGATCACCTCGCCCGACCGGCTCGACGCGGAGCTGCGGCGGGTGCGGCGGCAGGGCGTCGCCGTGGAGGTCGAGGAGTGCGCGCCCGGTGTGGCCTGTGTGGCGGTGCCCGTGCCGGCGGCGGACGGCGCCCGCACGGCCGTCTCGGTGGCCCTGCCGCTGGCGGACTTCGAGCGCCGCGGGGACCGGGTGACGGAGTTCCTCCGCCATGTGGCGGCCGAGGCCGGGAGGTTGGCGGCCGCGCGCCCCGCCGGCACTACCGGCGGGTAG
- a CDS encoding acetyl/propionyl/methylcrotonyl-CoA carboxylase subunit alpha, whose translation MRKVLIANRGEIAVRVARACRDAGIESVAVYADPDRDALHVRAADEAYALGGDTPATSYLDVAKVLAAAAESGADAVHPGYGFLSENAEFAQAVLDAGLTWIGPPPQAIRDLGDKVAARHIAQRAGAPLVAGTPDPVSGAEEVVAFAREHGLPIAIKAAFGGGGRGLKVARTLEEVPELYDSAVREAVAAFGRGECFVERYLDRPRHVETQCLADKHGNVVVVSTRDCSLQRRHQKLVEEAPAPFLSDEQNAELYRASKAILKEAGYEGAGTCEFLVGQDGTISFLEVNTRLQVEHPVTEEVTGIDLVREMFRIADGEELGYGDPAVRGHSFEFRINGEDPGRNFLPAPGTVTRFDAPSGPGVRLDAGVESGSVIGPAWDSLLAKLIVTGASREQALQRAARALGEFTVEGMATAIPFHRAVVTDEAFASDPFKVHTRWIETEFENTIPPFAGAVVEDEEEAPGRETVVVEVGGKRLEVSLPSSLGMTIARTAAAGGAKPKRRAAKKAGSAASGDALASPMQGTIVKVAVEEGQEVAEGDLIVVLEAMKMEQPLNAHRAGTVKGITAEVGASVSSGAVICEIKD comes from the coding sequence GTGCGCAAGGTGCTCATCGCCAACCGAGGCGAAATCGCTGTCCGCGTCGCTCGTGCGTGCCGGGACGCCGGGATCGAAAGTGTGGCGGTCTACGCCGACCCGGACCGTGACGCGTTGCACGTCCGTGCGGCCGACGAGGCGTACGCGCTGGGCGGTGACACCCCGGCGACGAGTTACCTGGACGTGGCCAAGGTCCTCGCCGCGGCCGCGGAGTCGGGTGCGGACGCCGTTCACCCGGGGTACGGATTCCTGTCCGAGAACGCCGAATTCGCGCAGGCGGTGCTGGATGCGGGGCTGACGTGGATCGGTCCGCCGCCGCAGGCGATCCGGGATCTGGGTGACAAGGTGGCGGCCCGTCATATCGCGCAGCGGGCGGGTGCTCCTTTGGTGGCCGGTACGCCGGATCCGGTGTCGGGTGCGGAGGAGGTCGTGGCGTTCGCGCGGGAGCATGGTCTGCCGATCGCGATCAAGGCGGCGTTCGGTGGTGGCGGGCGTGGTCTGAAGGTGGCCCGCACGCTGGAGGAGGTGCCCGAGCTCTACGACTCGGCGGTGCGTGAGGCGGTGGCCGCGTTCGGGCGGGGCGAGTGCTTCGTGGAGCGTTACCTGGACCGTCCGCGGCATGTGGAGACGCAGTGCCTGGCGGACAAGCACGGCAATGTGGTGGTGGTCTCCACGCGTGACTGCTCGCTCCAGCGCCGGCACCAGAAGCTGGTGGAGGAGGCCCCGGCCCCGTTCCTGTCGGATGAGCAGAACGCGGAGCTCTACCGTGCGTCGAAGGCCATTTTGAAGGAGGCCGGGTACGAGGGTGCGGGGACGTGTGAGTTCCTGGTGGGGCAGGACGGGACGATCTCGTTCCTGGAGGTCAACACGCGTCTTCAGGTCGAGCACCCGGTGACCGAGGAGGTCACGGGTATCGATCTGGTGCGGGAGATGTTCCGGATCGCCGATGGTGAGGAGCTGGGGTACGGGGATCCGGCGGTGCGCGGGCACTCGTTCGAGTTCCGTATCAATGGTGAGGACCCGGGCCGTAACTTCCTGCCGGCTCCGGGGACGGTGACGCGTTTCGACGCGCCGTCGGGTCCGGGTGTGCGGCTGGACGCGGGGGTGGAGTCGGGTTCGGTGATCGGTCCGGCGTGGGACTCGCTGCTGGCGAAGCTGATCGTGACGGGTGCCAGCCGTGAGCAGGCCCTCCAGCGGGCGGCGCGTGCGCTGGGTGAGTTCACGGTCGAGGGCATGGCGACCGCGATCCCCTTCCACCGTGCCGTGGTGACGGACGAGGCGTTCGCTTCGGATCCGTTCAAGGTCCACACGCGGTGGATCGAGACGGAGTTCGAGAACACGATTCCTCCGTTCGCGGGTGCGGTGGTGGAGGACGAGGAGGAGGCCCCGGGCCGCGAGACGGTGGTGGTCGAGGTCGGTGGCAAGCGCCTGGAGGTGTCGCTGCCGTCCTCGCTGGGGATGACGATCGCGCGGACGGCTGCGGCGGGTGGGGCGAAGCCGAAGCGGCGTGCGGCGAAGAAGGCGGGTTCGGCGGCGTCGGGTGACGCGCTGGCCTCGCCGATGCAGGGCACGATCGTGAAGGTCGCGGTCGAGGAGGGCCAGGAGGTCGCCGAGGGTGATCTGATCGTGGTCCTGGAAGCGATGAAGATGGAGCAGCCGCTGAACGCGCACCGCGCGGGCACGGTCAAGGGCATCACCGCCGAGGTCGGTGCCTCCGTCTCCTCCGGCGCCGTCATCTGCGAGATCAAGGACTGA
- a CDS encoding TetR/AcrR family transcriptional regulator, which yields MATEITQASPRPMRADARRNYERLLAEARTAFTAHGTDASLEDIARRAGVGIGTLYRHFPNRTALMSAVFQGEVDGLLTRSRELLASPEPCRALVDWLRAIVAHASTYRGLSRALMAAQTDEASALSRCSLPMREAGSRLLGRAQQAGAVRADVGISDLMQLTNAISLAVEQSPDDPELADRLLMLTLSGLKAVPSDG from the coding sequence ATGGCCACGGAGATCACACAGGCGTCACCACGCCCCATGCGCGCGGACGCACGGCGCAACTACGAGCGACTGCTCGCGGAGGCCCGTACCGCCTTCACCGCGCACGGCACGGACGCCTCCCTCGAGGACATCGCCCGCCGGGCGGGCGTCGGCATCGGCACGCTCTACCGCCACTTCCCCAACCGCACGGCGCTGATGAGCGCCGTCTTCCAGGGCGAGGTCGACGGGCTGCTCACCCGCTCCCGCGAACTGCTGGCGTCCCCCGAGCCGTGCCGGGCACTGGTGGACTGGCTGCGCGCCATCGTGGCGCACGCCAGCACCTACCGCGGGCTCTCCCGGGCCCTGATGGCCGCGCAGACCGACGAGGCGTCGGCGCTGTCGCGGTGCAGCCTGCCGATGCGCGAGGCGGGCAGCAGGCTGCTCGGCCGCGCCCAGCAGGCCGGGGCGGTCCGCGCCGACGTGGGCATCTCGGACCTGATGCAGCTGACGAACGCGATCTCCCTGGCGGTCGAGCAGTCCCCGGACGACCCGGAGCTGGCGGACCGCCTGCTGATGCTGACCCTGAGCGGCCTCAAGGCGGTGCCCTCGGACGGCTGA
- a CDS encoding DeoR/GlpR family DNA-binding transcription regulator, which translates to MVVGVTVGFVFAAERRQLILEMVRANGAVSLRELARVVQTSEVTVRRDVRALEAEGLLDRRHGGAVLPGGFTRESGFPQKSHLATAEKTAIADLAASFVEEGEAVVVGAGTTTQELARRLARVPGLTVVTNSLLVAQALAHANRVEVVMTGGTLRGSNYALVGSGAEQSLHGLRVTRAFLSGSGLTAERGLSTSNMLSASVDRALVQAAAEVVVLADHTKLGTDTMFQTVPTDVITRLVTDEPPAHDDRAATELQALADQGVHISVAGPGAGSGSGPSGVAGGGEVGPPARRRDVPPLPGQRRTHPLGGQPPGPGQGGPAGPQLRSAVSLGDQSTARVADLAPRRR; encoded by the coding sequence ATGGTCGTTGGCGTTACTGTCGGTTTCGTGTTCGCTGCAGAACGTCGTCAATTGATCCTCGAAATGGTGCGCGCCAACGGAGCGGTTTCGCTCCGTGAGCTCGCCCGTGTCGTCCAGACCTCCGAAGTGACCGTACGGCGGGACGTGCGGGCATTGGAGGCAGAAGGACTGCTCGACCGCCGGCACGGCGGTGCGGTGCTGCCGGGCGGTTTCACCAGGGAGTCCGGCTTCCCGCAGAAATCCCATCTAGCGACCGCGGAAAAGACGGCCATCGCCGATCTGGCGGCGAGCTTCGTCGAAGAGGGCGAAGCCGTCGTCGTCGGCGCCGGCACCACCACGCAGGAGCTGGCCCGCCGGCTCGCGCGGGTGCCGGGTCTGACCGTGGTCACCAACTCCCTGCTCGTCGCGCAGGCGCTGGCGCACGCCAACCGGGTCGAGGTCGTCATGACCGGCGGCACGCTGCGCGGTTCCAACTACGCCCTGGTGGGCAGCGGGGCGGAGCAGTCCCTGCACGGTCTGCGCGTGACCAGAGCCTTCCTGTCCGGGAGCGGGCTGACCGCCGAGCGCGGGCTGTCCACGTCCAACATGCTCTCCGCGAGTGTGGACCGGGCGCTGGTGCAGGCCGCGGCGGAGGTGGTGGTGCTGGCGGACCATACGAAGCTGGGCACCGACACCATGTTCCAGACGGTGCCCACGGATGTGATCACGCGCCTGGTGACGGACGAGCCGCCGGCGCACGACGACCGTGCCGCCACGGAGCTCCAGGCTCTCGCGGACCAGGGCGTCCACATCTCGGTCGCCGGGCCCGGCGCGGGGTCGGGCTCGGGGCCGTCGGGCGTCGCGGGCGGCGGGGAGGTGGGGCCGCCGGCGCGGCGCCGGGACGTTCCGCCGCTGCCGGGTCAGCGGCGCACGCACCCGCTGGGCGGGCAGCCGCCCGGCCCGGGGCAGGGCGGGCCGGCCGGGCCGCAGCTGCGCAGCGCGGTGTCGCTGGGCGACCAGTCGACGGCGAGGGTGGCGGACCTGGCGCCGCGGCGCCGGTAG
- a CDS encoding NAD(P)H-quinone dehydrogenase, with the protein MEYVTRIVIIGGGPGGYEAALVAAQLGAEVTVVDCDGLGGASVLTDCVPSKTLIATAEVMTTFDSSYEELGIIVADDTPHVEQAARVVGVDLGKVNRRVKRLALAQSHDIAASVTRAGARVLRGRGRLEPNQAPDGSRKVVVRAADGSEETLVADAVLIATGAHPREIPDALPDGERILNWTQVYDLDELPEELIVVGSGVTGAEFAGAYQALGSKVTLVSSRDRVLPGEDPDAAAVLEDVFRRRGMNVMARSRAQSAKRVGDRVEVTLADGRVISGTHCLMAVGSIPNTAGIGLEESGVRLKESGHVWTDRVSRTSAPGVYAAGDCTGVLALASVAAMQGRIAMYHFLGDAVAPLNLKAVSANVFTDPEIATVGYTQADVDSGKIDARMVKLPLLRNPRAKMQGIRDGFVKMFCRPGTGIVVGGVVVAPRASELIHPIAIAVDNNLTVEQIANAFTVYPSLSGSLAEVARQLHTRKTQQTQRDA; encoded by the coding sequence ATGGAGTACGTGACTCGGATCGTGATCATCGGTGGCGGACCCGGCGGCTATGAGGCGGCGCTCGTCGCCGCGCAGCTCGGCGCGGAGGTGACCGTCGTCGACTGCGACGGTCTGGGTGGGGCGTCGGTGCTCACCGACTGCGTGCCCTCTAAGACGCTCATTGCGACGGCTGAGGTGATGACGACCTTCGACTCCTCGTACGAGGAGCTGGGGATCATCGTCGCCGACGACACGCCGCACGTGGAGCAGGCGGCGCGCGTCGTCGGTGTGGACCTGGGCAAGGTCAACAGGCGGGTGAAGCGGCTCGCCCTGGCGCAGTCGCACGACATCGCCGCCTCGGTCACCCGCGCGGGTGCCCGGGTGCTGCGCGGCCGGGGCCGGCTGGAGCCGAACCAGGCGCCGGACGGTTCGCGCAAGGTCGTGGTGCGCGCCGCGGACGGCAGCGAGGAGACCCTCGTCGCCGACGCCGTGCTGATCGCCACGGGCGCGCACCCCCGGGAGATCCCGGACGCCCTGCCGGACGGCGAGCGCATCCTCAACTGGACCCAGGTCTACGACCTGGACGAGCTCCCCGAGGAGCTCATCGTGGTCGGCTCGGGTGTGACCGGTGCCGAGTTCGCCGGCGCGTACCAGGCGCTCGGCTCGAAGGTGACGCTCGTCTCCAGCCGCGACCGGGTGCTGCCGGGCGAGGACCCCGACGCGGCCGCCGTGCTGGAGGACGTCTTCCGGCGCCGCGGCATGAACGTCATGGCGCGGTCGCGGGCGCAGTCCGCGAAGCGGGTCGGCGACCGGGTGGAGGTCACGCTCGCCGACGGGCGCGTCATCAGCGGTACGCACTGCCTGATGGCGGTCGGCTCCATCCCCAACACGGCCGGGATCGGGCTGGAGGAGTCCGGGGTCCGGCTCAAGGAGTCCGGGCATGTCTGGACGGACCGGGTCTCGCGCACGAGCGCGCCGGGCGTCTACGCGGCCGGTGACTGCACGGGCGTGCTGGCGCTGGCCTCGGTCGCGGCCATGCAGGGCCGCATCGCGATGTACCACTTCCTGGGTGACGCGGTGGCCCCGCTGAATCTCAAGGCTGTATCCGCGAACGTATTTACGGATCCGGAGATTGCGACAGTCGGGTATACCCAGGCCGATGTCGACAGCGGCAAGATTGACGCCCGGATGGTGAAGCTTCCGCTGCTGCGGAATCCGCGCGCCAAGATGCAGGGCATTCGCGACGGCTTCGTGAAGATGTTCTGCCGCCCCGGCACGGGCATCGTGGTCGGTGGTGTGGTGGTCGCGCCGCGCGCCAGCGAGCTCATTCACCCCATCGCGATCGCGGTCGACAACAACCTGACCGTCGAGCAGATCGCCAACGCGTTCACCGTCTATCCCTCGCTGTCCGGTTCGCTCGCCGAGGTGGCGCGGCAGCTGCACACGAGGAAGACACAGCAGACGCAGCGTGACGCTTAG
- a CDS encoding gamma-glutamylcyclotransferase — protein sequence MSLYAAYAGNLDARLMSRRAPHSPLRGTGWLSDWRLTFGGEQLGWEGALATVVEAPRSQVFVALYDIAPMDEDSMDRWEGVGLDIYRRMRVRVHTLDGEEPAWIYVLNGYEGGLPSARYLGEIADAAESAGAPHDYVMELRKRPC from the coding sequence ATGTCGCTCTACGCCGCGTACGCCGGCAACCTCGACGCGCGGCTGATGTCCCGCCGCGCACCCCACTCGCCCCTGCGCGGCACGGGCTGGCTCTCCGACTGGCGACTGACGTTCGGCGGCGAGCAGCTGGGCTGGGAGGGCGCGCTGGCGACCGTCGTCGAGGCCCCCCGTTCCCAGGTCTTCGTCGCCCTCTACGACATCGCTCCGATGGACGAGGACTCGATGGACCGTTGGGAGGGTGTCGGACTCGACATCTACCGCCGGATGCGGGTGCGGGTGCACACCCTGGACGGCGAGGAGCCCGCGTGGATCTACGTCCTGAACGGCTACGAGGGCGGCCTGCCCTCCGCCCGCTACCTGGGCGAGATCGCCGACGCGGCCGAGTCCGCGGGCGCGCCGCACGACTATGTGATGGAGCTCCGCAAGCGCCCTTGCTGA
- a CDS encoding purine-nucleoside phosphorylase: MNASVTPQVDPYAAADAAATRLRELTGAETHDVALVMGSGWLPATEALGTPEVEFPVTELPGFTAAAVAGHAGTVRSYKVNDKRALVFLGRTHYYEGRGVAAVVHGIRTAVAAGCKTVVLTNGCGGLREGMRPGQPVLISDHINLTATSPIVGANFVDLTDLYSPRLRALCQEVDPTLEEGVYVQFPGPHYETPAEIKMIRTLGADLVGMSTTLEAIAAREAGAEVLGISLVTNLAAGMTGEPLNHEEVLQAGRDSATAMGALLAQVLDRL, from the coding sequence GTGAACGCATCTGTTACCCCCCAGGTCGACCCGTACGCCGCGGCCGACGCCGCCGCCACCCGTCTGCGCGAGCTGACGGGCGCCGAGACCCACGACGTCGCCCTGGTCATGGGCAGCGGCTGGCTCCCGGCGACGGAGGCGCTCGGCACCCCCGAGGTCGAATTCCCGGTCACCGAGCTCCCCGGCTTCACCGCCGCCGCCGTCGCGGGCCACGCGGGCACGGTTCGCTCCTACAAGGTCAACGACAAGCGCGCGCTGGTCTTCCTCGGCCGCACGCACTACTACGAGGGCCGCGGCGTCGCCGCCGTCGTCCACGGCATCCGCACCGCCGTCGCCGCCGGCTGCAAGACCGTCGTCCTGACCAACGGCTGCGGCGGTCTCCGCGAGGGCATGCGCCCCGGTCAGCCGGTGCTGATCAGCGACCACATCAACCTCACGGCGACCTCGCCGATCGTCGGCGCCAACTTCGTCGACCTCACCGACCTGTACTCCCCCCGCCTGCGCGCGCTCTGCCAGGAGGTGGACCCGACCCTCGAAGAGGGCGTGTACGTCCAGTTCCCCGGCCCGCACTACGAGACCCCGGCCGAGATCAAGATGATCCGCACCCTCGGTGCGGACCTGGTCGGCATGTCCACCACGCTGGAGGCCATCGCCGCCCGCGAGGCGGGCGCCGAGGTCCTGGGCATCTCCCTGGTCACGAACCTGGCCGCCGGCATGACGGGCGAGCCGCTGAACCACGAAGAGGTCCTCCAGGCCGGCCGCGACTCCGCGACCGCGATGGGCGCGCTCCTGGCGCAGGTCCTCGACCGCCTGTAG